A window of the Phalacrocorax carbo chromosome 26, bPhaCar2.1, whole genome shotgun sequence genome harbors these coding sequences:
- the SH3BP5L gene encoding SH3 domain-binding protein 5-like — protein MGDVDERLVWGTDGGDGRRTPPGQLGVPPGAEEDEAGAAVSGGPCDGEDARTPPKVVGEEEEEEEEELDPRIQEELEHLNQANEEINRVELQLDEARTAYRRILSESARKLNAQGSQLGNCIEKARPYYEARRLAKEAQQETQKAALRYERAVSMHNAAREMVFVAEQGVMADKNRLDPTWQEMLNHATCKVNEAEEERLRSEREHQRVTQLCQQAEAKVQALQKSLKRVIVKSKPYFELKAQFNQILEEHKAKVTALERLVSQAKTRYSVALRNLEQISEQIHARRLQRLIVRRASPVGAEASPQHAGTEVGVTGGTHLGAECPPADTLSVLSLQTIASDLQKFDSVEHLLGLSDATSLNSDELEEREQRRGGQGHFKHHRSISL, from the exons ATGGGAGACGTGGACGAGAGGCTGGTTTGGGGGACAGACGGAGGGGACGGACGTCGGACGCCTCCCGGGCAGCTGGGGGTCCCCCCGGGGGCGGAGGAGGATGAGGCGGGGGCGGCCGTTTCAGGGGGGCCGTGTGACGGCGAGGACGCCAGGACACCCCCTAAAGTggtaggagaggaggaggaggaggaggaggaagagctggaCCCCAGGATACAG gaggagctggagcatcTCAACCAGGCCAACGAGGAGATCAACCGGGTGGAGCTCCAGCTGGAT GAAGCCCGTACCGCGTATCGCCGCATCCTTTCCGAGTCCGCCAGGAAACTCAACGCCCAGGGCTCCCAGTTGGGCAACTGCATCGAGAAAGCTCGACCCTACTACGAAGCCCGGCGCCTCGCCAAGGAG GCTCAACAGGAGACGCAGAAAGCGGCGCTGCGGTACGAGCGAGCCGTCAGCATGCACAACGCCGCTCGCGAGATGGTCTTCGTGGCGGAGCAGGGGGTCATGGCCGACAAAAACCGCTTGGATCCCACCTGGCAGGAGATGCTCAACCACGCTACTTGCAAA GTAAACGAGGCGGAGGAAGAGCGGCTGCGGAGCGAGCGGGAGCACCAACGCGTCACCCAGCTGTGTCAGCAGGCCGAAGCCAAGGTCCAggccctccagaagtccctcAAACGCGTCATCGTTAAGAGCAAGCCTTATTTCGAGCTGAAAGCCCAGTTCAACCAGATCCTCGAG GAGCACAAGGCCAAGGTGACGGCGCTGGAGCGGTTGGTGTCGCAAGCCAAAACGCGTTACTCGGTGGCCCTGAGGAACCTGGAACAGATCAGCGAGCAGATCCACGCTCGACGCCTCCAACGCCTCATCGTTCGTCGAGCTTCGCCCGTGGGAGCCGAAGCCAGTCCCCAACACGCCGGTACCGAGGTGGGGGTGACAGGAGGGACACATTTGGGGGCCGAATGCCCCCCAGCCGACACGCTTTCGGTGCTCAGCCTTCAAACTATCGCCTCCGACCTGCAGAAGTTCGACTCGGTCGAACATTTATTGGGCTTGTCGGACGCTACCAGCCTCAACAGCGACGAGCTGGAGGAACGGGAGCAACGCCGGGGAGGGCAGGGTCACTTCAAACATCACCGAAGCATCAGCCTTTAa
- the LOC135317645 gene encoding zinc finger protein 239-like encodes MADADVCREGGRSFPCGSSLATHWHIHTGEKPYKCPECGKSFGRSSNLSAHQRTPTHEPPYGRPDCGKSFNQRSNLLIHQWVHTRERPCGCPECRKSFNDSSNLITHRCVHTGEKPYRCPQCGRGFGCLSHLHQHQKTHMEKPFTCLRCGKSFSESSSLLRHQQVHT; translated from the coding sequence ATGGCAGATGCCGACGTCTGTAGGGAGGGCGGGAGAAGTTTTCCGTGTGGATCATCCTTGGCCACCCACTGGCACATCCACACTGGTGAGAAGCCCTACAAGTGTCCTGAGTGTGGGAAGAGCTTCGGGCGCAGCTCCAACCTCAGCGCCCACCAACGTACCCCTACCCACGAGCCACCCTACGGGCGTCCCGACTGCGGGAAGAGCTTCAACCAGAGGTCCAACCTTCTCATCCACCAGTGGGTCCACACCAGAGAGAGACCCTGTGGGTGCCCTGAGTGCAGGAAGAGCTTCAATGATAGCTCCAACCTCATCACCCACCGGTGTGTCCACACTGGGGAGAAGCCCTACAGGTGCCCCCAGTGTGGGAGGGGTTTTGGATGCCTCTCTCATCTCCACCAGCACCAGAAGACCCACATGGAGAAGCCCTTCACCTGCTTGAGGTGTGGGAAGAGCTTCAGTGAGAGCTCCTCCCTCCTCCGTCACCAGCAGGTCCATACCTGA